In a genomic window of Telopea speciosissima isolate NSW1024214 ecotype Mountain lineage chromosome 5, Tspe_v1, whole genome shotgun sequence:
- the LOC122663125 gene encoding protein ANTAGONIST OF LIKE HETEROCHROMATIN PROTEIN 1-like, with translation MDPRILAALVTSVISQVLLCLLLFPSSTTDHIFTSTSSTSTLFPLILHILSSSELLTSISLLSPSKKRKRNGSFEDSTEEEEEINDEGFTDVDDDRDLEMSSQVPLPHLDSFKLCFRMTSSTFKWLSGLLEPLLECRDPVGSPLNLSPEIRLGIGLLRLATGSGYADISSRFGVSEATSRFCTKQLCRVLCTNFRFWVAFPSPSELQSVSAAFEDIGGIPNCCGVIDCTRFRVAKEGDYQEDSVAAQIVVDSSSRILSVVVGFHGDKGDSRVLKSSTLYRDVEEGKLLNSPPLFLKGVSVPQYLIGDGGYPLLPWLMVPIVDPVRTSCEEDFNVVHHLMRLPALRTIASLRNWGVLSRPIEEEFRTAVAYIGACSILHNVLLMREDYSALCDVTEDFSSYDQSSQYYRDTTSLGENSIEQKACVIQNALSARAKEFRT, from the coding sequence ATGGATCCTCGGATTTTGGCAGCTTTAGTCACTTCTGTGATCTCACAGGTCCTACTTtgccttcttctctttccttcttctaccACTGACCATATCTTTACTTCCACCTCTTCTACTTCCACTCTCTTTCCTCTCATTCTCCATATCCTCTCATCCTCTGAACTCCTCACTTCCATTTCCCTCCTCTCTCCCTCCAAAAAACGCAAAAGAAACGGTTCATTTGAAGAttccacagaagaagaagaagaaattaacgATGAGGGTTTCAccgatgttgatgatgatcgtGATCTTGAAATGTCATCGCAGGTTCCACTTCCGCATCTTGATTCCTTTAAATTGTGTTTCCGGATGACATCTTCCACCTTCAAATGGCTCTCTGGTCTGCTGGAGCCTTTATTGGAGTGCCGTGACCCTGTTGGGTCTCCCCTCAATCTCTCTCCCGAAATTCGTCTCGGCATCGGTCTTCTCCGATTGGCTACTGGTTCTGGTTACGCTGATATCTCCAGTAGATTTGGAGTCTCAGAAGCCACATCCAGGTTCTGTACCAAGCAGCTGTGTCGTGTCCTTTGCACCAATTTTAGGTTTTGGGTTGCGTTTCCCAGTCCTTCCGAGTTGCAATCCGTGTCGGCGGCCTTCGAAGATATCGGTGGAATCCCGAATTGCTGCGGTGTTATTGACTGTACTCGATTCAGGGTTGCAAAAGAGGGGGATTATCAGGAAGACAGTGTTGCGGCGCAGATTGTGGTTGATTCTTCGTCTAGGATTTTGAGCGTTGTGGTGGGATTTCATGGTGACAAGGGGGATTCCAGGGTTCTCAAGTCTTCAACGTTGTACAGAGATGTGGAAGAAGGGAAGTTATTGAACTCTCCTCCCCTTTTTCTTAAAGGGGTTTCTGTTCCTCAATACTTGATTGGGGATGGAGGGTATCCTCTGCTCCCTTGGTTGATGGTTCCAATTGTTGATCCCGTTCGTACCTCATGTGAAGAGGATTTCAATGTGGTCCATCACTTGATGCGTCTTCCGGCTCTCAGAACCATTGCGAGTTTGAGGAATTGGGGTGTACTGAGCCGCCCAATAGAAGAGGAATTCAGGACAGCCGTAGCATATATTGGTGCGTGCTCGATCCTTCATAATGTTTTGCTTATGAGGGAAGATTATTCTGCCCTCTGCGATGTAACGGAGGATTTCTCATCGTATGATCAAAGCTCTCAGTACTATCGGGATACTACTAGCCTGGGGGAGAATTCGATTGAGCAGAAAGCTTGTGTCATACAGAATGCATTGTCGGCTAGAGCAAAAGAATTTCGGACTTGA